The DNA region AATGTTCTGGTCTCACTCGTCTTAAGCCTTTCTCAGGCGGAGTCCTTGGCGGTGTCGAACTCCTATGAAATGAGAGCCGCGAGGGAAAGAGTTTTAGCGGCGAGATCGCAGTACAGGTCGCAGGTCTATAAATTTATCCCTGAACTCAGCCTGACCGGATACCTACCGAGAATTTCGTACTCTTCAAATTACACGAATTATCCGCCTTTCCCAGAACCACTGAAAATATGGACGAAGACAGAGGAAGGAGTCCTGGGAGCACACCTCTCGGCTTTACTGCCTACGGGAGCAGACGCCGAAGTGTCTTATGAGCTGTCAAAGGTCAACCAGACCTCAAACATATACCAGGACGAAAACTACTACGAGGGAAATGTTTTTTTTTCTCTCTCCCAGCCCGTTCTGGGAAATTTTCTGCCTCGTAATGAAATTAAATACTACGAGAGGAATTACGAGAGAGAACTACGGAATTTAGAGAGAACAGAAAGAAATGTTCTATATTCCCTGAGGTCTGATTATGTTGATCTCTATATTCTTCAACGCGCGAGTGAGACATTTTACGCAATGGAGAGCCTTGCCTTGAGGCAGTTCGGAGAACTCGAACACCTTTACAGAAGCGGATATCTCGAAGAGGTAGATCTTCTGAGAGACCAGAGCAGACTTGGATTAATCATATTGAAAAAACTTGAGACGGATTCAAAAATATCTCAATCTATAGATGAGCTCGAGCTCGCCACGGGAGAGGATTCTTTCGCAGCTGTACTTCCGGATGTACCAGTGTTTACAGGTGAGATAACTCCTCTTTCTTATTACGACCTTGCGGACATGGAGGATGATATAGAAGACGCTGTTTATCTTTTGGAAAAAGAAAAATCCGCCACGGAAATTTCTCTGGATTTTCAGGGTTATTACGGACTGAACGGAAGAGACGAGGAGACAAGCGCTTTGTACGATGTAGAAGAAAACAGGTGGGGAATTGCTGCAGGGATAACAGTGCCGATATTCAGATTTTCAGACAGAGAGAGGATAAAATCGCTCGAATACTCGCTGTCCGCCCTCAGGGAACGGAAAGCAGGATTAGAGGCTGAGATTGCAGCTCAGAAGAGAAAAATCGGTACTGACTCCCAAAGACTTCTCGTCAGGTTCGAGATAGCGTTATCAACATTCGAGGCGGCGGAAAAAGTTTTATTGAGAACTCCGTGGGAAATGTCGTCACCTTCCGAACAGCTTTCTTATCTTGGGGACTACACCGACGCGCTCGAAGCATACGGCGCCGTCCTCAAAGAAATGCTGATCTTAGATTTGAATTTTGATAAAAGAGTTGAGCAGTAATTATTCGCGGTTCTTTTCTGACCCTTGATCAAGGAGCAGACAAATGAAAAAGATAGCAATCACGATAGTAATAATCCTCCTTATCGTAATAGCGGGTTTTTTTGTCCTGAAAAAATTCGTTCTCGACAAAAAGAACCAAGATTCCATTGAAGAAATCGAGACCGACGAAATTCCGCCGCTTGAGGTCAAGGGCGCGATAGCCGACATCGGCGATGTCGCCGAATGGGTGGAAACACTCGGCAGAGTTGACGCGACAAAGAGAGTCGATTTTATAAGTCCTTCAAACACGGTTATCGAAAGACTTTACGTTGGGCAGGGGGACAGCGTCAGGTCAGGGCAGGCACTGGCTCAGCTCAGATATTCCAGCGAGATGGCAAGTTACGAACAGGCGCTTTTCGACCTTGAGAAGGCGAGAACAAGATACCAGTACGGACTTGAGACAGGCGACACAAACAGGAACCTTTTGAGGGTCAGTTCGGGGCTTTTGGACGCCGAGAGACAATACGCGTCCATAGCGAGGACCGTACAAGACCTCAACATCAGAGCGCCTTTCAGCGGAGTCGTAACAAATATCACGCTTGAAGCCGGAAGCAGTGTTCGGCAGGGAGAACTCGTCCTCTCGGTCATATCGGGAGGAGGTCTCATAGTCAGGTCGTACGTCCCGCAGACCGAGCTCTGGAGTCTCGGCGCAGGCAACAGGGCTATTGTGTCGTCCGTCGAAGGCGACAGAAGAAGCGATGGGGCAGTCGTATCGGTCTCACCTGTAGTTGATGAGCAGGGAACGGGAGAAGCCGTAGTGTCCCTGGACGGTCAGTGGAAGGTAGGGGAGATCGTGTCTGTCGAGATCCAAAGCGAAGTGTATCCTGAAAGGCTGAGGGTTCCCTACGACGCTGTTTTGAACAGACAGAACAAGTTTTTAGTATTCGTCGTAAGGGAAGGCAAGGCAAAATGGCAGTGGGTGACAGTCGGCGAGAGAGGGAGGGATTACATAGAAATATTAGAAGGAGTGCAGGAAGGCGACACTGTTCTCGTCGAGGGTCAGTTCACAATAGCCCACGACACAAAAGTAAAAGTACTCTTTGAATGAAATTTATAAAGTTTTTCACAGAAAGACCGGTTCTGACGGCGATGCTCTATACGGCTCTGGCCGTCCTCGGTGTAATATCCCTTTTCAACCTTCCGTTCGAACTCCTTCCTGACGTCAGGAAGCCTGAGTATTCAGTCGTTTGCAGATATTCAGGGGCGTCGCCCGAAATAGTTGAGAGAGAGATAACCGCAAACATCGAAGAACGCGCTTATTCTGTAAAAGGTATCATGGACATAAGATCGGTGTCGTCGGAGGGTCTTTCAATAGTCACTCTTTATTTCCACAGGGACACGGACATGAAGGCGGCTCTTCTTCAGCTCCGCGAAAAAATGGACGAAGCGTACTGGTCTTTCCCCGAAGGAGCAGAAAGGCCTACGATAATGACCACAGGCCCCTCTTCAAGGCCGATAATGGGAGTTTGGATAAAAGGAGAAAGGGAACTCATCGAAGGCGTGATATCGAGAAGATTGGAGCAGGTACAGGGCGTCAGCGAGGCGAGAATTCTGGGGATTATGAAGAAAAAAATAAAAATTACTGTAGAACCTGACCTTCTCGATGCCTACGGGATAACACCGGATGAAATCGGCGCCGCCATAGTTTCATACAATATTTCTGCACCGTCAGGCCTTGTAAAAGACGGAAGTTACACTTTTCCCCTGAGGTTTGTTTCGACTACATACGACGTAAAATCCATCGAGAACATACCGTTAAAAGGTGGACTTTTCAATCTCAAGGACGTCGCGATTATAGAGGAGACAGAGCAGGACAGGAACTGCGCCGTCTATTACAACGGTGAATTCGGGTATTTTGCCGAGATATACAGGGACTGGAACACGAATTCTATAAGGGTTTCAGACCGCGTTAGAGGACTGACGAAAGACCTTGAAAAGGAATACCCGGAACTGGAATTTCGGATCTCTTACGACGACGCGGATTTTATCCAAAATTCAATCAGGGACATCGTCTTGACCCTATTGATTGGAGGATTCCTCGCCTTTGCGGTTCTCTTTCTTTTCACGGGCAACAAAAGAATACCGCTCATACTCTCGGTGTCCATGCCGCTTTCCATCGTGCCGGCTTTTTTTGTGTTTTACATCTTCAAAATTTCCATAAACACCATGACCCTTGCGGGACTGGCGCTCGCAATAGGAATGCTGGTTGACGCCTCAATAGTCGTCCTCGAAAACATCATAAGAAAAGGCGATTCGGTCGCAGGCGCGAGGGAAGTCGCGGTTGCTGTGATCACTTCTGTTCTGACTACTGTCGCGGTCTTTTTCCCGGTGGTCTACGTCCACGGAATCGCCGGGTCGATGCTCAAACCTCTGTCTTATTCGGTGATAATAACGCTGGCGCTTTCGCTTTTTGTAGCTTTCACTGTTTTGCCACTTCTTTCAAAATCGATGAAGAAAGACCAGAACACGAAGATCTACTCGGCAATAGAAAAAAGATTTGAGGCAATTTTAGACAAGTGTTACGAAAAAAAGGCCCTTGTTGTAATAGTTTTCGCGGTTTTTCTTATTTCAGGCCTATCGGTGTTTTTATTCATCAAAAAGGAAATGCTTCCGAAACTCGGTCAGGAGACCCTGATCGAATATGAACTGACCCCGGGAACCGACATATCAGAGACTGAAAAAGTAGGGCAGAGGTTCGCACAATATTTCAATACCATGAAAATAGAAAATCTCTTTCTTGCTGGCAGGACAGATCCATTCGGCATTACGGGTGAAAACAGCGGTGCTATAAGGGTCAAAGCATGGAATTCGCCAAGGGATTTAGAACGAATATTCAGCGATTACTCAGGACTCAATTATTCCTACAGGGATTACAACCCTGTGACGGCTGATTTTTCTGCCCTC from candidate division WOR-3 bacterium includes:
- a CDS encoding efflux RND transporter permease subunit; its protein translation is MKFIKFFTERPVLTAMLYTALAVLGVISLFNLPFELLPDVRKPEYSVVCRYSGASPEIVEREITANIEERAYSVKGIMDIRSVSSEGLSIVTLYFHRDTDMKAALLQLREKMDEAYWSFPEGAERPTIMTTGPSSRPIMGVWIKGERELIEGVISRRLEQVQGVSEARILGIMKKKIKITVEPDLLDAYGITPDEIGAAIVSYNISAPSGLVKDGSYTFPLRFVSTTYDVKSIENIPLKGGLFNLKDVAIIEETEQDRNCAVYYNGEFGYFAEIYRDWNTNSIRVSDRVRGLTKDLEKEYPELEFRISYDDADFIQNSIRDIVLTLLIGGFLAFAVLFLFTGNKRIPLILSVSMPLSIVPAFFVFYIFKISINTMTLAGLALAIGMLVDASIVVLENIIRKGDSVAGAREVAVAVITSVLTTVAVFFPVVYVHGIAGSMLKPLSYSVIITLALSLFVAFTVLPLLSKSMKKDQNTKIYSAIEKRFEAILDKCYEKKALVVIVFAVFLISGLSVFLFIKKEMLPKLGQETLIEYELTPGTDISETEKVGQRFAQYFNTMKIENLFLAGRTDPFGITGENSGAIRVKAWNSPRDLERIFSDYSGLNYSYRDYNPVTADFSALGTITLRGYYEETGESDLVKRMIQGVFPNAVFTYSQKIRTINITLREDLLSLFGHDAEDVVSRLKLFTGGNEILDVERGEENLVISLEARGSLRDLSRFRIGNLPLKLFTKIDTTEIDKAITRFNGKRCVEAILPYDARFRAPSFPFRSELGGEAEEYRKSQTSVVFAFIVAAFLVFLILASFYESFKLPFLIMITVPFAASGFFLSLILTGTSLNAMSLIGLVVLVGIVVNNAIILVDKAEKFRKEGVSYPGKKASVERLRAILMTTLTTVLGLLPFSLGNTLHSPLGRGIIGGLLLSSFVSLLFIPFIYDRVFR
- a CDS encoding TolC family protein; its protein translation is MLVLFNVLVSLVLSLSQAESLAVSNSYEMRAARERVLAARSQYRSQVYKFIPELSLTGYLPRISYSSNYTNYPPFPEPLKIWTKTEEGVLGAHLSALLPTGADAEVSYELSKVNQTSNIYQDENYYEGNVFFSLSQPVLGNFLPRNEIKYYERNYERELRNLERTERNVLYSLRSDYVDLYILQRASETFYAMESLALRQFGELEHLYRSGYLEEVDLLRDQSRLGLIILKKLETDSKISQSIDELELATGEDSFAAVLPDVPVFTGEITPLSYYDLADMEDDIEDAVYLLEKEKSATEISLDFQGYYGLNGRDEETSALYDVEENRWGIAAGITVPIFRFSDRERIKSLEYSLSALRERKAGLEAEIAAQKRKIGTDSQRLLVRFEIALSTFEAAEKVLLRTPWEMSSPSEQLSYLGDYTDALEAYGAVLKEMLILDLNFDKRVEQ
- a CDS encoding efflux RND transporter periplasmic adaptor subunit, whose amino-acid sequence is MKKIAITIVIILLIVIAGFFVLKKFVLDKKNQDSIEEIETDEIPPLEVKGAIADIGDVAEWVETLGRVDATKRVDFISPSNTVIERLYVGQGDSVRSGQALAQLRYSSEMASYEQALFDLEKARTRYQYGLETGDTNRNLLRVSSGLLDAERQYASIARTVQDLNIRAPFSGVVTNITLEAGSSVRQGELVLSVISGGGLIVRSYVPQTELWSLGAGNRAIVSSVEGDRRSDGAVVSVSPVVDEQGTGEAVVSLDGQWKVGEIVSVEIQSEVYPERLRVPYDAVLNRQNKFLVFVVREGKAKWQWVTVGERGRDYIEILEGVQEGDTVLVEGQFTIAHDTKVKVLFE